A genomic window from Microcoleus sp. bin38.metabat.b11b12b14.051 includes:
- a CDS encoding YihY/virulence factor BrkB family protein: protein MNIYYWLRYLILALFKALLRLLRAIKRKFGDFGLFCRCLTWSTLKEVGVKAGEQRLPGLSAEMAYNSMLALFPGLLAVLSAIALFEPLQSTLYQIAGLLGEVIPDDVRNLIRGLIKEILLTRNKGLFSLSFVASLWAFSGVMSAAMAAMDRIHQIPSDRTRSFVKAKLISLGLSIGTIVLLILASGAVFVSDLIVQAVARQSCLIESVATCDLKDVKNCLLPAENCPLESELLAIWRLWRWPISLGIVSVAFAFVYRYGPSRHQREIPIFSGAVFAAILWALLSALFRYYVLHLSNFSWTYGTIGTFIVLLLWLYLSCLAMLLGAQLNVTVGKAMKQLTKW from the coding sequence ATGAACATTTATTACTGGTTGCGATACCTGATTTTAGCCTTGTTCAAGGCACTTTTGAGGCTGCTGAGAGCTATCAAAAGGAAATTTGGTGATTTTGGGCTATTTTGTCGGTGCTTGACTTGGAGCACGCTCAAGGAAGTCGGGGTGAAAGCGGGAGAGCAGCGCTTGCCGGGGCTGTCGGCGGAAATGGCCTACAATTCTATGCTGGCCTTATTTCCGGGGCTGTTAGCTGTCTTGTCGGCGATCGCCCTGTTTGAACCTTTGCAGTCAACACTGTATCAAATCGCCGGTCTTTTGGGGGAAGTGATACCCGATGACGTTCGCAATTTGATTCGCGGCTTAATCAAAGAAATTCTGTTAACTCGCAATAAAGGGCTGTTTTCCCTGAGCTTTGTGGCGTCGCTGTGGGCATTTTCTGGAGTCATGAGCGCGGCGATGGCTGCGATGGATCGCATCCATCAAATCCCGAGCGATCGAACTCGCTCTTTTGTGAAAGCAAAACTTATTTCATTGGGGCTGAGTATCGGTACAATCGTGCTACTAATTCTAGCATCGGGAGCTGTATTTGTCAGCGACTTAATTGTGCAAGCTGTTGCCCGCCAAAGTTGCCTGATCGAGTCCGTCGCCACTTGCGATTTAAAAGATGTCAAAAATTGCTTGCTACCCGCTGAGAATTGCCCTTTAGAGTCGGAACTGTTAGCTATTTGGCGGCTTTGGCGGTGGCCAATTTCTTTGGGAATTGTATCAGTTGCCTTTGCCTTTGTCTACCGCTACGGGCCGAGCCGTCACCAACGAGAAATTCCGATTTTCTCGGGAGCTGTGTTTGCTGCTATTTTGTGGGCGCTGCTTTCGGCTTTATTTCGGTATTATGTTTTGCATTTAAGCAATTTTAGTTGGACTTACGGCACGATCGGCACTTTTATTGTATTGCTGCTGTGGCTCTATCTTTCTTGTTTGGCGATGTTGCTCGGAGCTCAGTTAAACGTGACTGTGGGAAAGGCAATGAAACAATTAACAAAATGGTAA
- a CDS encoding fatty acid desaturase — protein sequence MTASIEKPLNLTPASDTSNLRLKDILKTLPREVFVKNPRKAWTKVIINVLLVAVGYFGLAVSPWYLLPLMWIFTGTGLTGFFVIGHDCGHRSFANRRWVNDLVGHLVFLPLIFPFHAWRHGHNYHHKHTNKIGEDNAWQPMTAADYAAAPKALQIAYSLIFGPMWWIGSIAHWAKVHFMWWRFKEGQQREQVRFSVLVVLIGAAIVFPTLIATTGIWGFIKFWLMPWMVYHFWMSTFTIVHHTAPDISFKAPAEWNEAQAQLSGTVHCDYPRWVEFLCHDINVHVPHHLSTSIPWYNLRLAHSSLKENWQPHLYETKFSWSLMKRIADNCHLYNPAGGYQTLEEFHAQTK from the coding sequence ATGACAGCATCGATCGAAAAACCACTAAATTTGACACCCGCAAGTGACACCTCCAACCTGCGCCTCAAAGATATTCTCAAAACCCTGCCGCGCGAAGTGTTTGTCAAAAACCCCCGCAAAGCTTGGACAAAAGTCATCATTAACGTTCTTCTAGTTGCTGTCGGTTATTTTGGCCTAGCAGTATCACCTTGGTATTTACTACCCCTGATGTGGATTTTCACAGGAACCGGATTAACCGGTTTTTTTGTGATCGGCCACGACTGCGGACACCGGTCATTTGCTAACCGCCGCTGGGTAAACGATTTAGTCGGACATCTCGTATTTCTGCCGTTAATTTTCCCGTTTCACGCATGGCGTCACGGACATAATTATCACCACAAGCATACCAATAAAATTGGTGAGGATAATGCTTGGCAACCGATGACAGCAGCCGACTACGCTGCCGCGCCCAAAGCATTACAAATAGCTTATAGTTTAATCTTCGGCCCGATGTGGTGGATTGGCTCGATCGCCCACTGGGCAAAAGTACACTTTATGTGGTGGCGCTTCAAAGAAGGTCAACAGCGCGAACAAGTACGGTTTTCGGTTTTGGTAGTTTTGATCGGTGCTGCGATCGTATTTCCTACTTTAATTGCCACCACAGGCATTTGGGGATTCATCAAATTTTGGTTAATGCCTTGGATGGTTTACCATTTCTGGATGAGCACTTTTACAATTGTTCACCACACAGCACCAGACATTTCATTTAAAGCACCAGCAGAATGGAACGAAGCCCAAGCACAACTATCGGGAACAGTTCACTGCGACTATCCCCGCTGGGTTGAGTTTCTGTGTCACGACATTAACGTGCACGTTCCCCACCACCTTTCAACTTCTATACCCTGGTACAACTTGCGCCTCGCCCACAGCAGCTTGAAAGAAAACTGGCAACCTCATCTCTATGAAACCAAGTTTTCTTGGTCTTTAATGAAGCGGATTGCTGACAACTGTCACCTCTACAATCCCGCTGGTGGCTATCAGACATTAGAGGAATTTCACGCTCAAACCAAATAA
- a CDS encoding serine/threonine-protein kinase produces the protein MNNPIYPGITLHNHYRIVRELGHGGFGRTYLAEDAHRFNEPCVLKEFAPQVQGSYALQKSEELFEREAGVLYKLQHNQIPRFREMFRVSIVDRGYLFLVQDYVPGQNYRFLLDARKRQGLRFIEAEVNQLLIQILPVLEYIHSLGVIHRDISPDNLILRLSDGMPVLIDFGGVKEIAATVESLFAETEGNATPAPATRIGKLGYAPLEQMQMGIVYPHSDLYALAATVLVLLTGKEPHQLLDSQTLNWNWRADCSLSPNLSLVLGKMLAQQPSQRYSSAREVLQALSGNPPLQQPPPPQPAPDFALTQQPPEHSQPIPVPPPVPKLPGTPVRVAMIGNQQKMPAWQMFLFVIAVLSSMGAVGWFAGNYVLNIQSKVQKIPQTPGPKQQQEDALRDRFSELKIDDRFYSGYVNLVDETFYAKYPELGGRLLKEGDEDRQWRERWQKIGDDLLDKLSNLSSEARARLGSYDSADRDRWKAEVNKLSLSSRALYDLADAKFFYLFPQQPRDRNIIDLPIGQIWQAITADALTALEAGANVESVEFDRRSNAKTLTGNLKPGEGKAYIARFAQNQTLSVNLQAPRKSTLLSIYSPGRTNKAKPLLQDAEELSWSGVLDDTGFYEFVVVSQSSEPIAYELNLETK, from the coding sequence ATGAACAATCCCATCTACCCCGGCATCACTCTCCACAACCACTACCGCATCGTCCGCGAATTGGGACACGGAGGCTTCGGGCGCACCTACCTCGCTGAAGATGCCCACCGATTTAACGAACCCTGCGTTTTAAAAGAATTTGCGCCCCAAGTACAAGGAAGTTACGCCTTACAAAAATCCGAGGAACTCTTCGAGCGCGAAGCCGGAGTGCTCTACAAGCTGCAACACAATCAAATCCCGCGCTTCCGCGAAATGTTTCGCGTCAGTATAGTCGATCGAGGCTACCTATTTCTCGTCCAAGACTACGTACCGGGTCAAAACTACCGTTTTTTGCTGGACGCCCGCAAGCGTCAGGGTTTGCGCTTCATCGAAGCAGAAGTCAATCAACTGCTGATCCAGATTTTGCCAGTCCTCGAATACATTCACTCGTTGGGAGTCATTCACCGCGACATCTCCCCCGACAACCTGATTTTGCGCTTGTCTGACGGGATGCCCGTGCTCATTGACTTCGGCGGAGTCAAAGAAATCGCCGCCACCGTAGAATCTCTCTTCGCCGAAACAGAAGGTAACGCCACTCCCGCCCCCGCGACTCGCATCGGCAAGCTCGGCTATGCTCCCCTCGAACAGATGCAAATGGGTATCGTCTATCCCCACAGCGATTTGTACGCCCTCGCCGCTACAGTTTTGGTGTTGCTGACGGGGAAGGAACCTCATCAATTGCTCGACAGCCAGACGTTAAATTGGAACTGGCGGGCAGACTGTTCTCTGTCTCCAAATTTGTCCTTGGTGCTGGGTAAAATGCTCGCTCAGCAGCCGAGCCAGCGCTACTCCTCGGCTCGCGAGGTTTTGCAGGCTCTCTCTGGGAATCCCCCTTTACAGCAGCCGCCACCGCCGCAGCCTGCGCCGGATTTTGCCCTCACCCAGCAGCCGCCGGAACACTCGCAGCCCATCCCCGTTCCTCCCCCTGTCCCGAAACTGCCGGGAACTCCGGTGCGAGTGGCGATGATTGGCAACCAGCAAAAGATGCCTGCTTGGCAAATGTTTTTGTTCGTAATAGCCGTGCTTTCAAGTATGGGAGCAGTTGGCTGGTTTGCGGGCAATTACGTGTTAAACATCCAATCAAAAGTGCAGAAGATTCCCCAGACTCCGGGCCCGAAGCAGCAGCAAGAAGATGCTTTGCGCGATCGCTTTTCTGAACTCAAAATTGACGATCGATTTTATAGCGGTTACGTCAATCTTGTAGACGAAACTTTCTATGCTAAATACCCGGAATTGGGCGGGCGGCTGTTAAAAGAAGGCGACGAGGATCGCCAGTGGCGCGAAAGGTGGCAGAAAATCGGCGACGACTTGCTCGACAAGCTCTCAAACCTCAGCAGCGAGGCTAGAGCGCGGTTGGGAAGTTACGACAGTGCCGATCGCGATCGCTGGAAAGCTGAGGTTAACAAGCTTTCTTTGAGCAGTCGGGCGCTGTACGATTTGGCTGATGCGAAGTTCTTTTATTTGTTTCCGCAGCAGCCGCGCGATCGCAATATCATTGATTTGCCGATCGGGCAAATTTGGCAAGCAATTACCGCTGACGCCCTCACAGCTTTGGAAGCCGGAGCAAATGTCGAGAGCGTGGAATTCGATCGGCGATCGAACGCCAAAACCCTCACCGGCAATCTCAAACCCGGTGAAGGGAAAGCTTACATAGCGCGGTTCGCTCAAAATCAAACTTTGAGCGTGAATTTGCAAGCTCCGCGCAAATCCACTCTGCTGTCGATTTATTCTCCAGGGCGGACAAACAAAGCCAAGCCTCTGCTGCAAGATGCAGAGGAGTTGAGTTGGTCTGGAGTGCTGGATGATACTGGTTTTTATGAATTCGTCGTAGTTTCTCAATCATCCGAGCCGATCGCCTACGAGTTAAATCTGGAGACGAAATAA
- a CDS encoding DUF262 domain-containing protein has translation MRSKLEEITLQDRNTAEMEIRDKQQEINYDTREYPLEILVQKYMEGINDDTNKLFIPKYQRELIWDEARQSKFIESVILGLPIPYLFVVDIGHDENDEARLEIVDGAQRILTLTRFVNNELTLSGLKKLEHLNGFKFSDLLLPRQRNFNRKTVRTIQLTQAAKEEVRRDLFERIQSF, from the coding sequence ATGCGATCGAAACTAGAAGAAATTACGCTTCAAGACAGAAATACTGCTGAAATGGAAATTCGCGACAAGCAGCAGGAAATTAATTACGATACGAGAGAGTATCCACTCGAAATACTCGTTCAAAAATATATGGAAGGAATTAACGATGATACTAATAAGTTGTTTATTCCAAAGTACCAACGTGAACTTATTTGGGATGAAGCAAGGCAATCCAAGTTTATCGAATCGGTAATTTTGGGGCTACCAATACCTTATCTATTCGTTGTTGATATCGGTCATGATGAAAATGACGAAGCACGTTTAGAGATCGTAGACGGTGCACAACGTATTCTTACCCTAACTAGATTTGTCAACAACGAATTAACCTTAAGTGGACTCAAAAAATTAGAGCATTTGAATGGATTTAAGTTTAGTGATTTACTCCTGCCTCGCCAGAGGAACTTCAACCGAAAGACTGTTCGGACGATCCAACTAACCCAAGCCGCAAAGGAGGAAGTCCGAAGAGATTTATTTGAACGGATACAATCATTTTAA
- a CDS encoding MAE_28990/MAE_18760 family HEPN-like nuclease — METVLLDFNKRAKEVHDYFIFMESLEKQTTKLAFLDTPGQYQIQSLDPELAKTLKANGFLLLYNLVESTMRNAIEAIFEEFKNKAVSFDQLKPKLKMIVLQNLKNRSPNKIYLTINQISTDIITATFEREELFSGNVDARLIKEIAEKYGFSYKTDFAKTKNGQNILVVKSNRNDLAHGIKSFEEVGQDKTIEELLEIKKEVIEYLRQILENIKTYLDNQEYLDVTTNNP; from the coding sequence ATGGAAACTGTACTCTTAGACTTTAATAAACGCGCCAAAGAGGTGCATGATTACTTCATTTTTATGGAGAGCTTAGAAAAACAGACAACGAAGTTAGCTTTCCTCGATACTCCAGGCCAGTATCAAATTCAAAGCCTCGATCCAGAGTTAGCAAAAACTCTCAAAGCTAATGGTTTTTTGTTACTGTATAACTTAGTTGAATCCACTATGCGAAATGCGATTGAAGCCATATTTGAGGAGTTCAAAAATAAAGCAGTCTCCTTTGACCAACTCAAGCCCAAACTCAAAATGATTGTCCTCCAAAATCTTAAAAACCGTTCTCCTAATAAAATTTATTTAACAATCAACCAAATCTCTACAGATATCATCACAGCTACATTTGAACGCGAAGAACTGTTTTCAGGGAATGTGGATGCTAGGTTGATTAAAGAAATAGCAGAAAAATATGGTTTTTCATATAAAACAGACTTTGCGAAGACAAAAAACGGGCAAAACATATTAGTTGTTAAAAGCAACAGGAATGACTTAGCACACGGGATTAAGTCTTTTGAGGAAGTGGGGCAAGATAAGACGATTGAGGAACTATTAGAAATTAAGAAAGAAGTCATAGAGTATTTACGTCAAATACTGGAGAATATTAAAACTTATCTGGATAATCAAGAGTATTTGGACGTAACTACAAATAATCCTTAA
- a CDS encoding AAA family ATPase — protein MAFNPNNCRNESEVESKLIVSYLLPKLGYTPDTWHQEIAFGNIRLDFLSFATQVIPIVLDADSPMSLVMEAKHPKENLDRHLRKLKRYLTSLSIGYGLLTNGKEIRIYARVNDDIELAFQCAGQDIETKIDEIIALIGRDNLKVVKNPDNLELEDSKINLVSPELISEIPVQPNNPATAKPEPIQISEPEQIPDLIVPETRENTMKIIAVYHNKGGVGKTTTVVNLAAALSKEGKRVLVIDLDSQANTTFATGLVKFEDEEQDDLKDCNILQVLQSEDFYSIAEVARPSNFCNPPIDVVPSHIDLMYYETELNQLDYSRMILIQKLAEVQDKYDIVLIDTPPSLNFFARVALIAADYLIIPSDLKPFANQGLINVKDFIKKINGFKKQIGKKPLEVLGVLPCKISPNPKFVQYSLPKRREAIPKRYGLEIMENAIYEREDLAKCAELFKIVGNIEIADPISVLDFKPDCLSSQEFEMLAEEVLAKIVHSVDS, from the coding sequence ATGGCTTTCAATCCCAATAACTGTCGCAACGAAAGCGAAGTAGAAAGCAAACTTATTGTCAGCTATCTGTTGCCAAAACTCGGCTATACCCCCGACACTTGGCACCAAGAAATCGCCTTTGGGAATATTCGCCTAGACTTCCTTTCCTTTGCTACCCAAGTTATCCCGATCGTTCTCGATGCAGACTCGCCCATGAGTTTAGTCATGGAAGCCAAACATCCCAAGGAAAATCTAGATCGCCATCTGCGAAAACTCAAGCGTTACTTAACAAGTTTAAGCATCGGCTACGGACTGCTAACTAACGGTAAAGAAATTAGAATCTATGCAAGAGTCAATGATGATATTGAGTTAGCATTTCAGTGCGCGGGACAAGATATTGAAACTAAAATTGATGAAATTATCGCTTTGATAGGTAGAGATAATTTAAAAGTTGTAAAAAATCCAGATAATTTAGAACTGGAAGATAGTAAAATTAATTTAGTTAGTCCTGAGTTAATTAGCGAAATACCAGTACAACCCAACAATCCCGCCACTGCAAAACCTGAGCCAATTCAAATCTCAGAACCGGAACAAATACCTGATTTAATCGTTCCAGAAACAAGAGAAAACACTATGAAAATAATTGCAGTTTACCATAACAAAGGCGGCGTAGGCAAAACTACAACTGTAGTCAATTTAGCCGCAGCACTGAGCAAAGAAGGTAAAAGAGTTCTAGTCATCGACTTAGATAGTCAGGCAAATACCACCTTTGCGACTGGTTTAGTAAAATTTGAAGATGAAGAACAAGACGATTTGAAAGATTGCAATATTCTGCAAGTTCTGCAATCAGAGGATTTTTACTCGATCGCCGAAGTAGCTCGCCCGTCGAATTTTTGCAATCCCCCAATTGATGTAGTTCCTTCCCACATCGATTTAATGTACTATGAAACGGAACTAAATCAGCTAGATTACAGTCGCATGATTTTGATTCAAAAACTAGCAGAAGTACAAGACAAGTACGATATTGTACTGATTGATACGCCTCCATCTTTGAATTTTTTCGCCAGAGTTGCCCTAATTGCTGCCGATTATTTAATTATTCCTTCTGACTTAAAACCGTTTGCTAATCAAGGATTGATTAATGTCAAAGATTTTATTAAAAAAATTAATGGATTCAAAAAACAAATCGGCAAGAAACCTTTAGAAGTTTTAGGCGTTCTCCCTTGCAAAATCTCACCTAATCCTAAATTTGTACAGTACAGTTTGCCCAAGCGTAGGGAAGCAATTCCTAAACGCTACGGCCTGGAAATTATGGAGAATGCAATTTATGAGAGAGAGGATTTAGCAAAGTGTGCAGAACTATTTAAAATTGTGGGGAATATTGAAATTGCAGATCCGATTTCGGTGCTCGATTTTAAACCAGATTGCCTCTCATCGCAAGAATTTGAAATGCTAGCCGAAGAAGTTTTGGCAAAAATAGTTCATTCAGTTGACAGTTGA
- a CDS encoding Rho termination factor (modular protein), translated as MDRSQDQNRIVEYLRIKPISHSQIYTSQIAVPETQGGEIPRERREALRRSLIEQGSNLIPLIVRHTEAYSNEEEYEVVCGADWCIVAKELGIEQMWAWVFEMTDDEVVAAQAEMEHLAPQPTQKTAQIETILQQFELSFQNKVESLTKQIEQSVKKNEDLLKKQVKALTEQNFDSDQITQIKHLLEQVEKTFHEKVDKLAKKIEQSGSNSSPKSAVISEMNLEGALRQLDEVEKLLSIKLERTVQIINQFVADSIADVENDLKNQIATLRSQLGAAAMHSEVQPETPPKKQSKAQPKTPAKKQSKAQSKPQLPQLQLELPFPPQEEDYDTLSLRRLKAIGKDRKVRGYARMKRPEILAALREADSK; from the coding sequence ATGGATCGATCGCAAGATCAAAACCGAATAGTTGAATATTTGCGGATTAAGCCAATTAGTCACAGTCAGATTTATACTTCCCAAATTGCAGTACCAGAGACTCAGGGGGGGGAAATCCCTCGCGAACGTCGGGAAGCTCTTAGGAGAAGTCTCATCGAGCAAGGCAGCAACTTAATTCCTTTAATTGTACGTCATACTGAAGCTTACAGCAACGAAGAAGAATACGAAGTTGTCTGCGGAGCGGATTGGTGTATTGTTGCCAAAGAACTCGGCATTGAGCAAATGTGGGCTTGGGTTTTTGAAATGACCGACGATGAGGTAGTTGCTGCTCAAGCAGAAATGGAACATTTAGCTCCGCAGCCTACTCAGAAAACTGCACAAATCGAGACTATACTGCAACAATTTGAGCTATCATTTCAAAATAAAGTAGAGAGTCTAACAAAACAAATAGAACAATCTGTTAAAAAGAATGAAGACCTGCTAAAAAAACAAGTTAAAGCTCTAACAGAGCAGAACTTTGATAGCGACCAAATAACACAGATCAAGCATCTGCTAGAACAAGTTGAAAAAACATTCCATGAAAAGGTAGATAAATTGGCTAAAAAAATTGAACAATCTGGCAGCAATAGTTCTCCGAAATCTGCGGTTATTTCGGAGATGAATCTTGAAGGTGCGTTAAGACAGTTGGATGAAGTAGAAAAACTGCTGTCAATAAAATTAGAGCGCACAGTCCAAATAATTAATCAGTTTGTCGCCGACTCGATCGCAGATGTAGAAAATGACCTAAAAAATCAAATTGCCACGCTCCGCAGCCAACTGGGAGCCGCTGCGATGCACTCAGAAGTACAGCCGGAGACACCGCCGAAAAAGCAATCGAAGGCGCAGCCTAAAACCCCGGCGAAGAAGCAGTCGAAGGCGCAGTCGAAACCTCAGCTACCGCAGTTGCAGTTAGAGTTGCCGTTTCCGCCCCAAGAGGAAGACTATGATACTCTGTCGCTGAGGCGCTTAAAGGCGATCGGCAAAGACCGTAAAGTCCGCGGCTACGCGCGCATGAAACGACCGGAAATTCTGGCGGCTCTTAGAGAAGCTGATAGTAAATAA
- a CDS encoding Uma2 family endonuclease, whose product MSATAELVTPQEIPEQEILEPELLEPELPENIIVPPVDLYSDEPPVETELHLRQIMLLFKCLEWLWRDINDFYAAGNLTIYYSPKQLKSKDFRGPDFFVVLGTERKTRKSWVVWDEDGKYPNIILEILSPQTANIDKNFKKKLYQDTFRTHDYFWFDPETLELAGFHLVDGEYQPIAPNEFGYLRSQQLDLSLGICSGQLRFFTAAGELVPTPEEVAERETGRADAEAQRAENQTQRAENQAQRAENQARRADRLAAKLRELNIDPDTI is encoded by the coding sequence ATGTCCGCAACCGCAGAATTAGTTACTCCCCAAGAAATACCAGAACAAGAAATACTAGAACCAGAGCTACTAGAACCAGAGCTACCCGAAAATATTATTGTTCCTCCAGTCGATTTATATAGTGATGAACCTCCAGTGGAAACAGAACTGCATCTCCGACAAATAATGCTGCTGTTCAAGTGTTTAGAATGGTTGTGGCGAGATATAAATGACTTCTATGCTGCCGGCAACCTCACTATTTACTACAGCCCCAAGCAACTTAAATCGAAAGACTTCCGAGGCCCAGACTTTTTTGTGGTACTTGGAACAGAACGCAAAACTCGGAAAAGCTGGGTGGTTTGGGATGAAGATGGAAAGTACCCAAATATCATTCTGGAAATCCTGTCGCCGCAAACAGCGAACATAGATAAAAACTTTAAAAAAAAACTGTATCAAGATACCTTCCGTACTCATGATTACTTTTGGTTCGATCCTGAAACTTTAGAATTAGCTGGGTTTCATTTAGTTGATGGGGAATATCAACCAATTGCACCGAATGAATTCGGCTATCTGCGGAGTCAACAGCTTGATTTGAGTTTGGGGATTTGTAGCGGACAATTGCGTTTCTTTACAGCAGCAGGTGAATTGGTTCCTACTCCTGAAGAAGTTGCAGAAAGGGAGACAGGGCGAGCTGATGCAGAGGCTCAAAGAGCTGAAAATCAGACTCAACGAGCCGAAAATCAAGCTCAACGAGCCGAAAATCAAGCTCGACGAGCCGATCGCCTGGCCGCAAAATTACGAGAATTAAATATCGATCCCGATACAATTTAG
- a CDS encoding chromosome partitioning protein ParB, with amino-acid sequence MKKLSPSLVAVKRITSKVPAANFADRDLDKLARLILDAGGLIHPIIVRRVGIDAYEIVDGDFEYYAAARAREINAFKGETIGAFILEPENEELLLEQVAILRKSGIIENLAANETPKESLITENSSQESESLEAPSSFEQRLANIEARLENQINELKAEYTREKELLAERIQEVENLFSQQLPLLIEAQLTNKINELKSESVSAQPTLVDTVQSVEQVTSQPMSLLDALNTQDKIQLAAHLKDAGLKPPVIQLILKERDVRPFASFANVVERIKGLTDKTMIKIIDCWQKYS; translated from the coding sequence ATGAAAAAATTATCTCCGTCACTGGTTGCAGTGAAAAGAATTACCTCCAAAGTTCCCGCTGCTAATTTTGCCGATCGCGATTTGGATAAATTAGCCCGACTAATTTTAGATGCAGGAGGCTTGATCCATCCGATAATTGTCCGCCGCGTCGGTATTGATGCTTACGAAATAGTAGACGGAGACTTTGAATACTATGCGGCGGCGAGAGCAAGGGAAATTAACGCTTTCAAAGGCGAGACAATCGGAGCATTTATCCTGGAACCAGAAAATGAAGAACTTCTGCTTGAACAAGTCGCCATTCTCAGAAAATCTGGAATTATTGAGAATTTAGCTGCAAATGAAACTCCCAAAGAGTCATTAATAACTGAGAATTCCAGTCAGGAAAGTGAAAGTCTGGAAGCACCATCTAGTTTTGAGCAGCGGCTGGCAAATATTGAAGCTCGGTTAGAAAATCAAATCAATGAATTGAAAGCTGAGTACACCCGTGAAAAAGAGTTGTTAGCTGAGAGAATACAAGAAGTTGAAAATCTATTTTCACAACAACTACCTCTGTTAATTGAAGCCCAGTTAACTAACAAAATTAATGAGTTGAAATCTGAGTCTGTCTCGGCACAACCGACTTTGGTAGATACGGTACAATCAGTTGAACAGGTAACTTCCCAACCAATGTCCCTGTTGGACGCACTCAATACTCAAGATAAAATTCAACTGGCCGCACATTTGAAAGATGCTGGGCTGAAGCCTCCTGTTATACAACTCATACTCAAAGAGCGAGATGTGCGGCCGTTTGCATCCTTTGCAAATGTGGTGGAACGTATTAAAGGCTTAACCGACAAAACAATGATTAAAATTATTGATTGCTGGCAAAAATACTCATAG
- the thrC gene encoding threonine synthase: MIEAYRPYLPVTETTPVVTLQEGNTPLIPAPAIASLIGRDVRVLVKYDGLNPTGSFKDRGMTMAISKAKEAGAKAVICASTGNTSAAAAAYARRGGMRAFVLIPEGYVALGKLAQALLYGAEVISIQGNFDRALEIVREMAENYPVTLVNSVNPYRLEGQKTGAFEVVDALGDAPDWLCIPVGNAGNITAYWMGFCQYHQVNKCSRLPRMMGFQAAGAAPLVTGKPVANPETLATAIRIGNPASWKQAIAASEASRGSFSAVTDEEILDAYRLLASEEGIFCEPASAASVAGLLKVKDQVPTGATVVCVLTGNGLKDPDTAINHSKNNFKQGIAPTLDAVAGAMGF; this comes from the coding sequence TTGATCGAAGCTTATCGCCCCTACCTGCCGGTGACGGAAACCACGCCGGTAGTGACACTCCAAGAAGGCAATACTCCCCTGATTCCAGCACCGGCGATCGCCTCTCTCATCGGTAGAGACGTGCGCGTGTTGGTGAAATACGACGGCCTCAACCCCACTGGTAGTTTCAAAGACCGGGGGATGACAATGGCGATTTCCAAGGCGAAGGAAGCCGGCGCCAAAGCTGTAATTTGCGCCAGTACCGGCAATACTTCGGCAGCCGCAGCAGCCTACGCCAGACGCGGGGGAATGCGGGCTTTTGTGTTGATTCCTGAAGGATACGTGGCTTTGGGCAAGCTGGCGCAAGCCTTGCTTTACGGTGCGGAAGTGATTTCAATTCAAGGAAATTTCGATCGCGCTTTAGAAATTGTCCGCGAGATGGCCGAGAATTATCCCGTAACTTTGGTCAACTCAGTCAACCCTTACCGCTTGGAAGGCCAAAAAACCGGCGCGTTTGAAGTAGTGGACGCCCTCGGCGACGCCCCCGACTGGCTGTGCATTCCCGTGGGAAATGCGGGAAACATCACAGCATACTGGATGGGTTTTTGTCAATACCACCAAGTGAATAAATGTTCGCGCCTGCCGCGAATGATGGGATTCCAAGCAGCCGGAGCAGCACCGTTGGTAACGGGCAAACCGGTGGCGAACCCAGAAACCTTGGCGACGGCAATTCGGATCGGCAACCCCGCTAGCTGGAAACAGGCGATCGCAGCTTCCGAAGCCAGCCGCGGCAGTTTTTCCGCAGTCACCGACGAAGAAATTCTCGACGCTTACCGCTTGCTAGCATCCGAAGAAGGGATTTTCTGCGAACCAGCAAGTGCCGCTTCTGTAGCCGGTTTACTAAAGGTAAAAGACCAAGTTCCGACGGGAGCAACAGTAGTTTGCGTGCTCACCGGTAACGGTTTAAAAGACCCAGATACAGCAATTAATCACAGCAAGAACAACTTTAAACAAGGAATTGCTCCGACTTTGGATGCAGTGGCTGGCGCGATGGGATTTTAA